A region from the Fusarium musae strain F31 chromosome 1, whole genome shotgun sequence genome encodes:
- a CDS encoding hypothetical protein (EggNog:ENOG41~MEROPS:MER0015691) → MSRINSSHQEQEKMPDENTPLIQTVRVGPPRRRYPHQTWRRFFTLICSVILFGGFGLFVFQTFFIGPLHHHGHPGSWLPGKSRLSYEELERILFDTPDPKKAEEWSRYYTAGPHLAGANYSQAEWTRDRWEEFGVKSEIVAYDAYLNYPVDSSVSILKKSKNGKDWDATFKASLEEDVIDQDPTTSLENRVPIFHGYSASGNVTASFVYVNYGTYQDYQDLVDAKIDIKGKIAIARYGGIFRGLKVKRAQELGFVGILIYSDPGDDGERTEENGYKPYPEGPARNPSSVQRGSAEFLSIRPGDPSTPGYPSKPGVPRAPVDDATPSIPSIPISYRDALPILKALNGHGPKSTHFNKYWNKNLGLKYKGIKYNIGPTPDDVVINLYNEQKYVTTPIWDVIGVVNGTIPNEVIVVGNHRDAWIAGGAGDPNSGSAVINEVIRGVGKAVEAGWKPLRTIVFASWDGEEYSLIGSTEWVEEYLPWLSEANVAYVNVDVGVSGPEFAASAAPLLNQIIRDVTSAVPSPNQTIPGQTVNDLWSGRIATMGSGSDFTAFQDHAGIPCIDFGFKDRGNSAVYHYHSNYDSFYWMKEYGDVGFKYHRTMAQILGLTIAKLAGSVIIPFSATEYVDALEDYLDQVEAKLEPTKDALTEKEIFNIRGAVSSGKPIGNEDDFKTSLKDVRDLLEHFHLKASELDAEAEIAKHQLEQGIPWWNIVEKIRLGYTIVRVNRRYKFLERSFLYEGGLDGRDWFKHVVFAPGIWTGYSGAVFPGWVESIDAKDYINGLKWSAIIARSINNAIDSLSD, encoded by the exons ATGAGTCGGAT TAACTCCTCCCATCAGGAGCAGGAGAAAATGCCAGACGAGAATACGCCTCTCATCCAAACCGTTCGGGTCGGCCCTCCCCGGAGGAGGTATCCTCACCAGACCTGGCGTCGATTCTTCACTCTGATTTGTTCCGTGATTCTCTTCGGCGGTTTTGGCTTGTTCGTGTTCCAAACCTTCTTCATTggacctcttcatcatcacggcCACCCTGGCTCTTGGTTACCCGGCAAGAGCCGCCTAAGCTATGAGGAACTTGAACGTATTCTATTTGATACGCCGGAccccaagaaggctgaggaatGGAGCCGTTACTATACAGCGGGCCCCCATTTGGCCGGTGCCAACTACTCACAG GCCGAGTGGACCAGGGATCGATGGGAGGAATTTGGTGTCAAGTCTGAGATTGTGGCTTATGACGCCTACCTCAATTATCCCGTTGATTCCAGCGTTTCCATcctgaagaagtcaaagaatGGGAAAGACTGGGATGCCACCTTCAAGGCCTCTCTCGAGGAAGATGTAATCGACCAAGACCCCACAACGTCTCTCGAAAACCGGGTGCCCATCTTTCACGGCTACTCGGCGAGTGGAAATGTCACTGCTTCCTTCGTCTACGTCAATTATGGTACTTATCAAGACTATcaagatcttgttgatgCCAAAATTGATATCAAGGGCAAGATTGCTATTGCTCGATACGGAGGAATCTTCCGAGGCCTCAAGGTCAAACGTGCGCAGGAACTCGGTTTCGTTGGAATCCTGATCTACAGTGACcctggtgatgatggagaaaggACCGAGGAGAACGGGTACAAGCCTTACCCTGAAGGACCTGCACGTAACCCCAGTTCTGTTCAGCGTGGAAGCGCAGAGTTTCTGAGCATTCGCCCTGGTGACCC ATCTACCCCTGGATATCCTTCCAAGCCTGGTGTTCCCCGAGCACCAGTCGATGACGCAACCCCTTCTATCCCCTCCATCCCTATATCATACCGTGATGCCCTTCCTATCCTCAAAGCTCTGAATGGTCACGGTCCAAAATCCACCCACTTTAACAAGTACTGGAACAAAAATCTCGGCTTGAAGTACAAGGGCATCAAATACAACATCGGACCCACTCCAGATGATGTTGTTATCAACCTTTATAACGAACAGAAATACGTCACTACTCCTATCTGGGACGTTATCGGCGTCGTCAATGGTACTATCCCAAATGAAGTTATCGTTGTTGGAAACCACCGAGACGCTTGGATTGCTGGCGGGGCTGGCGATCCCAACAGTGGCTCTGCAGTCATCAACGAGGTTATCCGAGGAGTCGGAAAGGCCGTCGAGGCTGGTTGGAAGCCTCTTCGAACTATCGTTTTCGCGAGCTGGGATGGTGAGGAATACTCACTCATCGGCAGTACTGAATGGGTTGAGGAATATCTCCCGTGGCTCTCAGAAGCAAACGTCGCCTACGTCAATGTCGACGTCGGCGTCTCGGGCCCCGAGTTTGCTGCTTCTGcagctcctcttctcaaTCAGATCATCCGCGACGTCACAAGCGCTGTCCCCTCGCCCAATCAGACTATCCCTGGTCAGACAGTCAATGACCTCTGGTCGGGCAGGATCGCTACCATGGGCAGCGGCAGTGATTTTACCGCATTCCAGGATCATGCAGGTATTCCCTGTATCGACTTTGGTTTCAAGGACAGAGGTAACAGCGCTGTGTATCACTACCACAGTAACTATGACAGCTTCTACTGGATGAAGGAGTACGGTGACGTTGGATTCAAGTACCACCGAACGATGGCTCAAATTCTGGGTCTGACCATTGCCAAGCTTGCTGGAAGCGTGATCATTCCCTTCAGTGCTACCGAGTACGTCGATGCGTTGGAGGACTATCTTGACCAGGTTGAGGCCAAGTTAGAGCCAACCAAGGACGCTCTcactgagaaggagatcttCAATATCCGTGGCGCCGTCTCATCGGGCAAGCCGATTGGCAACGAGGACGATTTCAAGACAAGCCTCAAGGACGTTCGTGACCTCCTTGAACACTTCCACCTGAAGGCTAGCGAGCTcgatgctgaagctgaaatcGCCAAACATCAGCTTGAGCAAGGTATCCCATGGTGGAACATCGTTGAAAAGATTCGTCTCGGCTATACCATCGTCAGAGTCAACAGGAGATACAAGTTTCTCGAAAGGAGCTTCCTCTATGAAGGAGGCTTGGATGGTCGAGACTGGTTCAAGCATGTTGTGTTTGCGCCTGGTATTTGGACCGGGTATTCTGGAG CTGTGTTCCCAGGTTGGGTTGAGAGCATCGACGCCAAGGACTACATCAACGGTCTCAAGTGGTCCGCCATTATTGCACGCTCCATT